The Triticum aestivum cultivar Chinese Spring chromosome 7B, IWGSC CS RefSeq v2.1, whole genome shotgun sequence genome window below encodes:
- the LOC123160955 gene encoding uncharacterized protein has protein sequence MSSNNQVASHNPEQPDKQSPANPPGSNKPSTEYQLKTQLLLLATLVATVTYAAGLNLPGGVWQDTQDGHFAGDPILPDTHYHRYLAFYYCNATAFAASLVACLLLLVLDEAKDNSVWATVLRAVMVLDLLGLMGAYAAGSCRDDFTTIYSSVLVSSVFAYIIYVFVTYAFRWAFPKSREGKAPEKQDKDPEKQDKDPEKQNKDPDVNKREEEHEVLMLLATFAVTITYVAGLGPPGGFWGNSQDGHRVSDPIMQDHNSSRYQAFFVCNSTAFVASLLIIVLLLDKKLSQRISKRFVALYGFIAVALIGLVGAYAAGSCREADNTIYVVFLAGAVLAYIFLQMAITEAMNKTNKKDRVSDTVARALVDKKDSWDHKVLTSIRDRTSEWLKQIKDWFHTAFSTSRDRGSDKVLEKNRSLVMLLATLVVSITYQAGLDPPGGLWPDDQEEHKGGDPVLLTTHPTRYKVFFYSNSAAFVTSLVVIIMVQSRFLLQRHTLHAAMLLDLFGLIIAYAAGSNRDSSTSIYVVALAGVVLVYVVIHIVFFTLEEHTDKNQDPDKLDNRREMLLLLAILAATLTYQAGLTPPGGFWSADDKFGHHAGFPVLLDNYPRRYNAFFYCNAASFMASVTLIVLLVNPTLYKPGIRCYALYVCMVMGMFGLMGAYAAGSSRHVRTSIYVLTLVAAVFAFVTFQVLIFWIQNWRKGQPKEEGSDLNAMGVPTPAAATSQVSPFHVRGAQPTPPDPVDGSSGQEGITSESSEPVAGDMGTEEKGTEDKVTEDKGTEEKDLREYLMLLGVLAASVTYQSGLKPPGGLWQDNNNGHTAGNSILHDIAKGRYRAFFYSNSTSFMASIVVIVLLLPVNKHKFPLWPMHTAILLDMLGLLGAYAAGSTKEWEMSRNVIALVVPVLAYIAAYAAVSFFSKKGSVPTEILHEQSQ, from the exons ATGTCGTCCAACAACCAAGTAGCATCCCACAATCCAGAGCAACCAGATAAGCAAAGTCCGGCCAACCCGCCCGGCAGCAACAAGCCTTCAACAGAGTACCAGCTGAAGACACAGCTTCTACTGCTGGCCACTCTGGTTGCGACCGTGACGTATGCAGCGGGGCTCAACCTGCCAGGGGGAGTCTGGCAGGACACACAGGATGGACACTTCGCAGGCGATCCGATCCTTCCAGACACGCACTACCACCGGTACCTTGCATTCTACTACTGCAACGCGACTGCATTCGCGGCATCACTTGTGGCCTGCCTCCTTCTCCTTGTTCTTGATGAGGCGAAGGACAACAGTGTCTGGGCAACTGTGCTGCGGGCGGTCATGGTGCTCGATTTACTTGGCCTCATGGGAGCTTATGCTGCTGGAAGCTGCCGGGATGATTTTACAACCATCTACTCCTCAGTGTTAGTCTCTTCCGTCTTCGCCTACATCATATATGTCTTTGTAACCTATGCCTTCCGGTGGGCGTTCCCCAAGAGTAGAGAAGGCAAGGCTCCTGAGAAGCAAGACAAGGATCCTGAGAAGCAAGACAAGGACCCTGAGAAGCAAAACAAGGATCCTGATGTAAACAAGCGTGAAGAGGAGCACGAGGTATTGATGCTACTAGCAACCTTTGCGGTTACCATCACATACGTGGCTGGACTGGGCCCACCTGGTGGATTCTGGGGCAACAGCCAGGATGGCCACCGTGTGAGCGACCCAATTATGCAGGACCACAACTCCAGCCGGTATCAGGCATTCTTCGTGTGCAATAGCACTGCATTTGTTGCGTCCTTGCTCATCATTGTGCTGCTCCTGGACAAGAAGCTGAGCCAGAGAATCTCTAAAAGGTTTGTTGCACTGTATGGGTTCATCGCGGTGGCGCTCATTGGCCTTGTGGGGGCCTATGCTGCAGGAAGCTGCAGGGAAGCTGATAATACCATCTATGTAGTTTTTCTGGCTGGTGCGGTTCTTGCATATATATTTCTACAGATGGCTATCACTGAAGCCATGAACAAGACGAACAAGAAGGATCGTGTCTCAGACACTGTGGCCCGGGCTCTCGTGGACAAGAAGGATAGTTGGGACCATAAAGTACTCACATCCATACGTGATCGTACTTCAGAATGGCTGAAGCAAATAAAAGACTGGTTTCATACAGCTTTTAGCACTAGCAG GGACAGAGGATCTGACAAAGTATTGGAAAAGAATCGCTCTCTTGTCATGTTGCTTGCTACTCTTGTGGTGAGCATCACTTACCAGGCAGGACTAGATCCACCAGGTGGCCTATGGCCAGATGACCAGGAAGAGCATAAGGGCGGTGACCCAGTACTCCTCACAACTCATCCTACTCGGTACAAGGTGTTCTTCTATAGCAACTCAGCCGCCTTTGTGACATCCCTAGTCGTCATCATAATGGTTCAAAGTAGATTTCTACTTCAGCGCCATACATTGCACGCAGCCATGCTACTGGATTTGTTTGGCCTCATAATTGCATACGCTGCAGGGAGCAATAGGGATTCAAGCACCTCCATCTATGTTGTCGCCTTGGCAGGTGTTGTCCTTGTGTATGTGGTGATTCATATAGTATTCTTCACATTAGAAGAGCACACGGACAAAAACCAAGATCCCGATAAGTTGGATAATAGGCGCGAGATGTTGCTGCTGCTTGCAATCTTGGCTGCAACACTCACTTACCAAGCTGGGCTGACCCCACCAGGTGGCTTCTGGTCAGCAGATGACAAGTTTGGTCATCATGCTGGATTTCCAGTCCTCCTTGATAACTATCCTCGTCGTTACAATGCATTCTTCTACTGCAATGCAGCAAGCTTCATGGCATCTGTAACTCTCATAGTTCTTCTTGTGAACCCCACCCTATACAAGCCGGGCATACGGTGTTATGCACTCTATGTGTGCATGGTGATGGGCATGTTTGGCCTCATGGGTGCATATGCTGCTGGAAGCTCCCGACATGTACGAACCTCCATCTATGTGTTAACTTTAGTGGCTGCAGTGTTCGCCTTCGTCACCTTTCAGGTGCTCATTTTCTGGATACAAAACTGGAGGAAAGGGCAGCCTAAAGAGGAAGGCTCGGACTTAAATGCCATGGGAGTGCCAACCCCTGCTGCAGCTACTAGTCAAGTTTCACCATTCCATGTTCGTGGTGCGCAGCCTACCCCCCCTGATCCTGTAGATGGGTCCTCTGGGCAAGAAGGTATCACCAGTGAGTCTTCTGAACCAGTTGCTGGTGACATGGGGACGGAAGAAAAGGGAACAGAAGATAAGGTAACAGAAGATAAGGGAACAGAAGAAAAGGACCTTCGTGAATACTTGATGCTGCTAGGAGTCCTGGCTGCGAGTGTAACATACCAGTCTGGTTTGAAACCACCAGGTGGCCTCTGGCAGGACAACAACAATGGACATACTGCTGGCAACTCAATCCTCCATGACATCGCCAAAGGCCGGTACCGTGCGTTCTTCTATAGCAACTCCACTTCGTTTATGGCTTCTATTGTCGTCATTGTCTTGCTACTTCCAGTAAACAAGCACAAGTTCCCACTGTGGCCAATGCATACTGCCATTTTGCTAGACATGCTAGGCCTCCTTGGAGCCTACGCAGCAGGCAGTACCAAGGAGTGGGAGATGTCCAGGAATGTCATTGCTCTGGTCGTTCCTGTGCTGGCCTATATTGCAGCCTATGCGGCAGTGTCATTCTTCAGCAAGAAGGGCAGTGTGCCAACGGAAATTCTGCATGAACAATCGCAATGA